In Limnohabitans sp. TEGF004, the genomic window ACTTCATCACCTCAGACGGCGCACTGGACCGCGAACGCATGCGTGCCCATGTGTTCTTCAGCCAACCCCAAGCCAAGCAAGCACTGGAAGCCATCATCCATCCCTTGGTTGCGCAAGAAACCCAACGGCAAGCGCAAGAAGCCCTGGCCAAAGGCCACAACACTTTGGTGTTTGACGTACCTCTGTTGGTTGAATCAGGCGCACGTTGGCGCATGCAGGTGGACCGGGTTTTGGTCGTGGACTGCACAGAAGCAACCCAAATCCAACGGGTCATGACTCGAAACGGTTTGAGCCGCGAAACCGTTCAAAGCATCATTGCGGCACAAGCCTCGCGCGCTCAGAAATTAGCAGCAGCCGATTGGGTGATTAACAACGACACCATCAGCCTTGAAACGCTGCGCATTGACGTGGGAAACCTACCGATTCCTACGACTTAGATCAAAAGGAAACACCCTGTGAACGGGTATGATCCTCACACTTACAACAGTCCAACACTGAGCTTTTTTCGCGTGATTCTGTACGAACATCCCTTCAACGAACGTGTGCGCACTTACCTGCGCTTGGAACACCTGTTTCAGCGTTTTGAAGAACTCACCCAGCGCGATCATCCGGTGGACAACCACTTTGCGCTCACCACGTTGTTTGAGTTGGTCGAAGCCGGTGGACGCACAGACCTCAAGTCCGATGTGCTCAAAGACTTAGAGCGTCACAAACAACAGTTCAACTCATTGCGTGGCAACCCCTCGGTGTCTGAAACGGCGCTGCAACAGTTGCTCGACAACATCGACCATTGCTACGGCGGGCTCAACGGTGCTGTGGGCAAGATTGGGCAAAACATCACAGAAAATGAATGGCTCTCTGCCTTGCGTAACCGCGTGGCCATTCCTGGCGGCACCTGCTGTTTTGATTTGCCTGCCTACCACGCATGGCAACAACAAAGTCCGGATGTGCGTCGCACGGATATCTTGCGTTGGTTTGAAGTGTTCCAGCCCATGAAAGATTCGGTGAACCTCTTGCTTTCGCTGATGCGCGACACCGGCACCACTCAAAAAATGATGGCTATGGGCGGCCAATTCCAACAGTCGTTGGCACAGGGCAAGTTCCAACTCATGCGCGTGGCCATTGACCCCGCACTGGGTTTCGTCCCAGAAATCAGCGGCAATCGCTTGATGATTTGGGTGCGCATGATGCGTCAAGACGGCGATGGCCGTTTGCAGCACAGCACCGACGACGTGCCTTTTGAAATGGCTCTTTGCGTTTAAGCCATGGGTGACACTGAGGTTCGCATCGTTGTGTGCCCGCAGTGTGGCGGTCCTAGCCGCTACGAAGCGGCAAATGTGTATCGCCCTTTTTGCGGTGAGCGCTGCCGCAACATTGACCTAGGCGCTTGGGCCAGCGAAGAACACCGCTTGCCCGATCAAACACCGCAAGACGACGCGGACTTCGAAAACACAACTTTGCAATAAAAAAGCGCCTACTCAACGGCGCTTTTTGAATGGCTACCAATTCATGCTCAGGCTTAGTTGTTGTGTGTGTCACCCACAAACCCACGCTCTTGTGCAAACCACTGCAACACAGGCAGTGTCCCCGGCAACACAGGCTTGACCTCAACCGG contains:
- the coaE gene encoding dephospho-CoA kinase (Dephospho-CoA kinase (CoaE) performs the final step in coenzyme A biosynthesis.), which produces MTSRPTPLRIGLTGGIGSGKSTVGQMLQARGAALIDADVIARHVTAAHGAAMPAIARTFGPNFITSDGALDRERMRAHVFFSQPQAKQALEAIIHPLVAQETQRQAQEALAKGHNTLVFDVPLLVESGARWRMQVDRVLVVDCTEATQIQRVMTRNGLSRETVQSIIAAQASRAQKLAAADWVINNDTISLETLRIDVGNLPIPTT
- the zapD gene encoding cell division protein ZapD, which produces MILYEHPFNERVRTYLRLEHLFQRFEELTQRDHPVDNHFALTTLFELVEAGGRTDLKSDVLKDLERHKQQFNSLRGNPSVSETALQQLLDNIDHCYGGLNGAVGKIGQNITENEWLSALRNRVAIPGGTCCFDLPAYHAWQQQSPDVRRTDILRWFEVFQPMKDSVNLLLSLMRDTGTTQKMMAMGGQFQQSLAQGKFQLMRVAIDPALGFVPEISGNRLMIWVRMMRQDGDGRLQHSTDDVPFEMALCV
- a CDS encoding DNA gyrase inhibitor YacG, whose translation is MGDTEVRIVVCPQCGGPSRYEAANVYRPFCGERCRNIDLGAWASEEHRLPDQTPQDDADFENTTLQ